One part of the Nostoc sp. PCC 7120 = FACHB-418 genome encodes these proteins:
- a CDS encoding type I polyketide synthase yields MTQDYRTLMQNALKQIQDLREKLKAQTEPIAIVGMGCRFPGGADTPEKLWQLLRNGDDGITEIPSDRWSIETFYHNNPATPGKMSTRYGGFIGHLKEFDADFFGIAPKEAISLDPQQRLLLEVTWEALENTGILPEQLTGSQTGVFIGISSNDYTTHLLNRPVTDIDAYLATGNSHSTAAGRISYILGFTGPSLAVDTACSSSLVAVHLACQSLRQGECQLAVVGGVNRIFSPEFTINFSQARMLAADGRCKTFDTKADGFVRGEGCGVIILQKLSDAQAARNPILAVIRGSAVNQDGRSSGLTVPNGPAQQAVIRQALKNATVEPSDITYVEAHGTGTALGDPIEIGALGAVFGESHQTSPLLVGSLKTNIGHLEAAAGIAGLMKVVLALKHGEIPPHLHFQQPNPHIPWEQFPIQIPTTCTPWHGKKLAGVSSFGFSGTNAHVILAASEIQNQNKENTIKRPLQILNLSAKTETALKQLAQNYITYLKEHQDINLADICYSANTGRSSRGAASLTQFEHRLSIIANSITTAQEKLTCFINNEATTNLFTNKVNSPSRPKIAFLFTGQGSQYQNMGWELYQTEPFFKETIDKCCELLLANSGLDLHSVLFPQDNENNHKLLSQTLYTQPALFILEYALCQLWLSWGIKPDFFMGHSVGEYVAACIAGVFSLEDGLKLIATRARLMQQLPQGKMVAVAASPSQLQNFLLPYDQQVSIAAINAPNNTVISGEPAAIEKIIAVLVSQNIQATPLSVSHAFHSPMMETMLGEFEKIAATINFHPPKYPIISNVTGSLINSEIATPEYWCRHIRQPVQFLAGVETLIQQNCSIFLEVGAKPILLQMARSIISQADKYLWLPSLQPKQQDWQVMLSSIAAIYGRGVKIDWHKFEQNYHHQRLDLPNYPFQRQNFWIDIKPVNKNYYSSSPNNIHPLLGQQLNLAKSSDIYFEQQLTNNNPDYLQDHKVFNQIILPGAAYLEMSLAAAKTIFKNNSISVETVSFQETCILTPDNPKNIQFILKNNHEFEIVSTTSNHDWITHATGKIKPHNNIPQPQQINLGELQNTFTKIIDITDFYQNLTQVGIEYGETFQAITHIWYLDNQALAEIHLPSTCNCRDNYQFHPIILDACLQTIAAIFYSQPTPSNSSQDIENPSPNLSPKRREALNVPPSLVGKGVRGLGLNTTNQVYLPIGVDKLTIYLPIGETVWSLVKLRTQHKTAFALVADIQILSPSGQVIALVEGLQLKKIQSPNIKDWQNWLYEIEWRSQPLSITSDISLTSPAEISQELALKFTELLTTEEIKTYAQLLPQLEALSLYYIVQALQNLDVLSPEIAPQHQRLYTHLLSLITNQREYEKPQLSPTQHPEIAAELTLIERCGTNLGKVLQGKCNPIDLLFPNGDLTTLTQLYQNSPGAKVMNTLVQQAINSALKDLPPGEKVRILEIGAGTGGTTAYVLPQLVHQSVEYVFTDISPLFLAKARQQFSEYEFVSYQTLNIEQPLTNQDITPHSFDIVIAANVLHATENLNHTITNVKSLLNNQGLLIVLEGTIPSIWIDLIFGLTEGWWRFQDQDLRPHHPLISTTAWHSLLKTHDFTNIVNITPDSILPEALAQQSVIVAQNTPPQPSPYKREGEECLIITDLPAWGEAINQQLKLPSFTLKPSDNIAEFPHQSIKHIIYIAGCQDNITECNNILHLVQTLIKTQHYPINLWLVTQGAISPHTITGLNQSSVWGMGKVIRLEHPELNCRCVDLDPTQELFTQVENLVTEITHPGEEAQITLHKSERKVARLTRCTLQILPHEPYRLTIAKRGVIASLKWQSSPRRQPQPGEVEIQVKATGLNFIDVLDALGLLPFERNWFGVECAGEVVAIGEGVTHLNVGDAVVALAADSFSQYVTTNANYVIKKPDSLSFTAAATIPANFLTAAYALREVAKIQPGKRILIHAATGGTGMAALQIAQQAGLEVFATASVGKWETLRALGVQHIFNSRTLNFAEEIHEITQGEGVDIVFNSLSGEFIPASLSVLKPQGQFIEIGKRGVWNAQKVAQVKPDVVYHLVDLMSVAQQQPQTIQTLLHCLMAEFESGELRWSPTDRRSSHPQTIFPATKIVEALQMMQQARHIGKIVITHTPTESLQPDATYLITGGMGGLGLRVARWLVEKGAKHLVLLGRNQPDTTAQQQIQALEATGAKIIITQADVSQKDQLAAVLTDIQQNHPPLRGVIHAAGVLDDGILQQLTPERSHRVMNPKVTGAWNLHQLTQDIPLDYFIMFSSAASLLGSPGQANHVAANTFLDALAQYRRHQGLPALSINWGVWSDIGAAAKRQVSNQMSSRGIGEITPDQGIDILEFILTQSSTQVGVIPINWSELLKQKLSSTFFADFYESTPSTSQEYQPSQLIQHIQCLGIKERISYLRKYLQTEVSQVLGSSSSQLPNVQLGFFDMGMDSLMMVELRSRLETSLKQTIPSTVLFEHPSIQALAEYIATQLLPQETVISAINEQPDISSSDVSSKQEIETSITAELAALESLLT; encoded by the coding sequence ATGACACAAGACTACCGCACCCTAATGCAAAACGCCCTCAAGCAAATCCAAGACTTGCGGGAAAAACTAAAAGCTCAAACCGAACCCATAGCCATAGTTGGGATGGGCTGTCGCTTCCCTGGAGGTGCAGACACCCCCGAAAAACTGTGGCAATTATTACGCAACGGAGATGATGGAATTACTGAAATACCGAGCGATCGCTGGTCTATAGAAACCTTCTACCACAACAACCCCGCCACCCCTGGCAAAATGTCCACCCGTTACGGCGGTTTCATTGGACACCTAAAAGAATTTGACGCAGACTTTTTTGGTATCGCCCCAAAAGAAGCCATTTCCCTAGACCCCCAACAACGCCTATTATTAGAAGTCACTTGGGAAGCCTTAGAAAACACAGGTATCTTACCCGAACAACTTACAGGTAGCCAAACCGGAGTTTTCATTGGTATCAGCAGCAACGACTACACCACCCACCTATTAAATCGCCCAGTCACAGACATCGATGCTTACTTAGCCACAGGTAATTCCCACAGTACCGCAGCCGGTCGGATTTCCTACATCTTAGGATTCACAGGCCCTTCCTTAGCCGTAGACACCGCCTGTTCCTCCTCCCTAGTCGCCGTACATCTCGCCTGTCAAAGCTTACGCCAAGGAGAATGTCAACTCGCTGTAGTTGGTGGTGTAAATCGCATCTTTTCCCCAGAATTTACCATCAACTTTTCCCAAGCGCGGATGTTAGCAGCCGATGGAAGATGTAAAACCTTTGATACTAAAGCTGACGGTTTTGTGCGGGGTGAAGGCTGTGGTGTAATCATTCTACAAAAACTGAGCGATGCCCAAGCCGCCCGAAATCCTATACTAGCAGTAATTCGGGGTAGTGCCGTCAACCAAGATGGACGCAGTAGCGGCTTAACAGTTCCCAATGGCCCCGCACAACAAGCTGTAATTAGACAAGCCTTAAAAAATGCGACTGTAGAACCTAGTGATATTACTTATGTAGAAGCACATGGAACAGGTACAGCCTTGGGAGATCCCATTGAAATTGGCGCATTAGGGGCTGTATTTGGCGAAAGTCATCAAACATCACCTTTATTGGTAGGTTCACTCAAAACGAACATCGGACATTTAGAAGCAGCTGCGGGTATAGCGGGGTTAATGAAAGTAGTGCTGGCGTTGAAACATGGAGAAATTCCGCCACATCTGCATTTTCAACAACCAAACCCCCATATTCCTTGGGAACAATTCCCAATTCAAATTCCCACCACTTGCACACCTTGGCATGGTAAAAAATTAGCTGGGGTAAGTTCCTTTGGTTTTAGTGGAACTAACGCCCATGTGATTTTAGCAGCTTCAGAAATTCAAAATCAAAATAAAGAAAATACTATAAAACGTCCTCTACAAATTTTAAATTTATCAGCTAAAACTGAGACAGCATTAAAACAACTAGCACAAAACTATATAACCTACCTCAAGGAACATCAAGATATTAATTTAGCCGATATTTGTTATAGTGCAAATACTGGGCGAAGCTCCAGAGGAGCCGCTTCGCTAACGCAATTTGAACATCGTCTATCTATCATCGCCAATTCCATCACCACAGCCCAAGAAAAATTAACTTGTTTCATCAACAATGAAGCCACCACAAATCTATTTACAAATAAAGTAAATTCTCCATCTCGTCCCAAAATCGCCTTCCTCTTTACCGGACAAGGTTCCCAATATCAAAACATGGGCTGGGAACTATATCAAACTGAGCCATTTTTTAAAGAAACAATAGATAAATGCTGTGAATTACTATTAGCTAACTCAGGCTTAGACTTACATTCAGTATTATTTCCACAAGACAACGAAAATAATCACAAATTACTTTCCCAAACTCTCTACACCCAACCCGCATTATTCATCCTAGAATACGCCCTTTGTCAACTGTGGTTATCCTGGGGAATCAAACCTGACTTCTTCATGGGACATAGCGTTGGTGAATATGTCGCCGCTTGCATTGCAGGAGTTTTCAGTTTAGAAGATGGCTTAAAACTCATTGCTACTCGCGCTCGTTTAATGCAGCAACTACCACAAGGTAAAATGGTAGCAGTAGCAGCCAGCCCATCTCAATTACAAAACTTTTTATTACCTTATGATCAACAAGTTTCTATTGCCGCAATTAACGCACCTAATAATACAGTAATTTCTGGTGAACCTGCTGCGATTGAAAAAATTATTGCTGTTTTAGTATCCCAAAATATTCAAGCCACACCTCTATCAGTTTCTCATGCTTTCCACTCACCCATGATGGAAACAATGTTAGGAGAATTTGAGAAAATTGCTGCTACTATTAATTTCCATCCCCCGAAATATCCAATTATATCTAACGTCACAGGTAGCTTAATTAATTCAGAAATTGCAACTCCTGAATATTGGTGTCGTCACATTCGCCAACCAGTGCAGTTTCTTGCTGGTGTCGAAACGCTAATTCAACAAAATTGCAGCATATTTTTAGAAGTCGGAGCAAAGCCAATCTTACTACAAATGGCACGCTCTATTATCTCCCAAGCCGATAAATATTTATGGCTACCAAGCTTACAGCCAAAACAACAAGATTGGCAAGTAATGCTATCAAGCATAGCCGCAATTTATGGCAGAGGAGTAAAAATTGATTGGCATAAATTTGAGCAAAATTACCACCATCAACGCTTAGACTTACCAAATTATCCTTTCCAAAGACAGAATTTTTGGATAGATATTAAACCAGTAAATAAAAATTACTATTCATCTTCACCTAATAACATTCATCCCTTATTAGGACAGCAATTAAACTTAGCTAAATCTTCAGATATTTACTTTGAGCAACAACTTACTAATAATAACCCTGATTATCTCCAAGACCATAAAGTATTTAACCAAATCATCTTACCTGGAGCAGCATATTTAGAAATGTCTTTAGCTGCGGCAAAGACAATATTTAAAAATAATAGTATTTCTGTAGAAACAGTTTCCTTCCAAGAGACGTGTATTTTAACTCCAGATAATCCCAAAAATATACAGTTCATCTTGAAAAATAATCATGAATTTGAAATTGTCAGTACCACATCAAATCATGATTGGATAACTCATGCTACTGGTAAAATAAAACCTCACAACAATATTCCCCAACCCCAGCAGATAAATCTTGGAGAACTGCAAAATACATTCACCAAAATCATCGATATTACCGATTTTTATCAAAACCTAACCCAAGTAGGAATTGAATACGGTGAAACCTTTCAAGCTATTACCCATATTTGGTATCTTGATAACCAAGCTTTAGCAGAAATTCACCTACCATCAACTTGTAATTGTCGGGATAATTATCAATTTCATCCCATTATTCTCGATGCTTGCTTGCAAACTATAGCAGCAATTTTTTACAGTCAACCTACACCCTCTAATTCTTCACAAGATATAGAAAACCCCTCTCCAAACCTCTCTCCTAAAAGGAGAGAGGCTTTAAATGTTCCCCCTTCCCTTGTAGGGAAGGGGGTTAGGGGGTTAGGTTTAAACACAACAAATCAAGTTTACCTACCTATTGGCGTAGATAAATTGACAATTTATCTACCCATTGGTGAAACCGTTTGGAGTTTAGTTAAATTACGTACTCAACACAAAACCGCCTTTGCTCTTGTAGCAGATATTCAAATCTTGTCCCCATCAGGACAAGTAATTGCTCTAGTTGAAGGATTACAACTCAAAAAAATCCAATCGCCAAATATTAAAGATTGGCAAAACTGGTTATATGAAATTGAATGGAGAAGCCAACCTTTAAGCATCACCTCTGATATTTCTCTCACCTCTCCAGCAGAAATCTCCCAAGAATTAGCACTTAAATTCACAGAACTATTAACAACAGAAGAAATTAAAACTTATGCCCAATTACTACCACAATTGGAAGCATTAAGTCTTTATTATATCGTCCAAGCCTTACAAAATCTAGATGTTTTATCACCAGAAATCGCCCCACAGCATCAGCGATTATATACACACCTACTTTCTCTCATCACAAATCAACGTGAATATGAAAAACCCCAACTTTCCCCAACACAACACCCAGAAATAGCCGCAGAATTAACTCTGATAGAGCGTTGTGGTACAAATTTAGGTAAAGTTTTACAAGGAAAATGTAATCCTATAGATTTGTTATTTCCCAACGGAGACTTAACAACCCTCACACAACTTTATCAAAACTCCCCTGGTGCAAAGGTAATGAATACCTTAGTACAGCAAGCAATAAACTCAGCTTTAAAAGATTTACCCCCAGGGGAAAAGGTAAGAATTTTAGAAATTGGTGCAGGTACTGGCGGAACAACAGCTTATGTTTTACCCCAACTCGTCCACCAATCTGTAGAATATGTATTCACAGATATTTCACCTTTATTTTTAGCAAAGGCGCGTCAGCAATTTTCAGAGTATGAATTTGTGAGTTACCAAACCCTGAATATTGAACAACCTTTAACCAATCAAGATATTACACCTCATAGTTTTGATATAGTAATTGCAGCTAATGTTCTCCACGCAACTGAAAATTTAAATCATACAATTACTAATGTTAAATCATTACTCAATAATCAAGGTTTACTCATTGTTTTAGAAGGCACTATTCCTAGTATTTGGATAGATTTAATTTTCGGTTTAACTGAAGGTTGGTGGCGTTTTCAAGACCAAGATTTACGCCCTCATCATCCCCTCATTTCTACTACTGCTTGGCACAGTTTATTAAAAACACATGACTTTACCAACATTGTAAATATTACTCCTGATTCAATTCTCCCAGAAGCATTAGCCCAACAAAGTGTCATTGTGGCACAAAATACCCCACCCCAACCCTCCCCTTATAAAAGGGAGGGAGAAGAATGCTTAATTATTACAGATTTACCAGCATGGGGAGAAGCTATAAATCAACAATTAAAATTGCCATCTTTTACCCTCAAACCTTCAGACAACATTGCCGAATTTCCGCATCAATCTATTAAACACATCATTTATATTGCTGGATGTCAAGACAATATCACCGAATGTAATAATATTCTTCACCTAGTCCAAACCCTAATTAAGACACAACATTACCCTATCAACCTTTGGTTAGTAACTCAAGGTGCTATTAGTCCCCACACTATCACAGGATTAAATCAATCTTCTGTTTGGGGTATGGGTAAAGTCATTCGTTTAGAACACCCAGAATTAAATTGTCGTTGTGTCGATTTAGATCCTACACAAGAACTGTTTACCCAAGTTGAAAACCTCGTTACTGAAATTACCCATCCTGGAGAAGAAGCACAAATTACCCTACACAAATCTGAACGTAAGGTAGCCAGATTAACTCGCTGCACTTTGCAAATTCTCCCCCATGAACCTTACCGTTTAACTATTGCTAAACGTGGTGTAATTGCATCCTTAAAATGGCAATCTTCACCCCGTCGTCAACCCCAACCTGGAGAGGTAGAAATTCAAGTAAAAGCCACCGGATTAAATTTTATTGATGTTCTCGACGCTTTAGGATTACTACCTTTTGAACGTAATTGGTTTGGTGTAGAATGTGCCGGTGAAGTTGTCGCCATTGGTGAGGGTGTTACACATTTAAATGTCGGTGATGCTGTGGTTGCACTGGCGGCTGATAGTTTTAGTCAATATGTGACAACTAACGCTAATTATGTAATTAAAAAACCAGATTCCCTCAGTTTTACAGCCGCAGCTACCATTCCCGCCAATTTCCTCACTGCTGCTTATGCTTTGCGGGAAGTTGCCAAAATTCAACCAGGAAAACGCATTCTCATTCATGCAGCGACTGGGGGAACAGGAATGGCTGCTTTACAAATCGCCCAACAAGCAGGGTTAGAAGTCTTCGCTACAGCTAGTGTTGGGAAATGGGAGACTTTACGCGCTTTAGGTGTGCAACATATTTTTAATTCTCGTACCTTGAATTTTGCCGAGGAAATTCACGAAATCACCCAAGGGGAAGGAGTTGATATTGTATTTAACTCCCTGTCTGGTGAATTTATCCCGGCTAGTTTATCGGTACTCAAACCCCAAGGACAATTTATCGAAATTGGTAAACGGGGAGTGTGGAATGCACAAAAAGTTGCTCAAGTCAAGCCTGATGTTGTTTATCATTTAGTGGATTTGATGAGTGTTGCTCAACAACAACCCCAGACAATCCAAACCTTGTTACATTGTCTCATGGCAGAGTTTGAAAGTGGAGAATTGCGTTGGTCTCCGACCGACCGTAGGTCATCGCATCCTCAAACCATTTTCCCCGCCACCAAAATAGTAGAAGCGTTGCAGATGATGCAACAAGCCCGACACATCGGTAAAATCGTCATTACCCACACACCTACTGAGTCATTACAACCCGATGCAACCTATTTAATTACAGGGGGAATGGGCGGTTTAGGTTTGCGTGTAGCCCGTTGGTTAGTAGAAAAAGGTGCAAAACATCTCGTATTGTTGGGACGTAACCAACCAGATACAACAGCACAGCAACAAATTCAAGCTTTAGAAGCAACAGGGGCAAAAATTATCATAACTCAGGCGGATGTCAGCCAAAAAGACCAATTAGCAGCAGTTTTGACAGATATTCAGCAAAACCATCCTCCTTTACGGGGAGTGATTCACGCCGCCGGAGTTTTAGATGATGGCATTTTACAGCAATTAACTCCAGAGCGATCGCACCGCGTCATGAATCCCAAAGTTACAGGTGCGTGGAATCTCCACCAATTAACCCAAGACATCCCCCTAGATTATTTCATCATGTTTTCTTCCGCAGCTTCCCTACTAGGTTCTCCAGGACAGGCAAACCACGTAGCTGCAAATACCTTCCTCGATGCTTTAGCCCAATATCGCCGCCATCAGGGATTACCTGCACTGAGTATAAATTGGGGCGTATGGTCAGATATTGGTGCAGCAGCTAAAAGACAAGTTTCTAATCAAATGAGTTCACGGGGTATCGGTGAAATTACTCCCGACCAAGGTATAGATATTTTAGAATTTATCCTCACCCAATCTTCCACACAAGTAGGGGTAATTCCCATCAATTGGTCAGAACTGCTCAAGCAAAAATTATCCTCAACTTTCTTTGCAGATTTTTACGAGTCCACCCCAAGCACTAGCCAAGAATATCAACCCTCTCAACTAATCCAACACATCCAATGTTTAGGAATCAAAGAACGGATTTCCTACTTGAGAAAATACCTCCAAACAGAAGTCAGTCAAGTTTTAGGTTCGTCCTCATCTCAACTACCAAATGTGCAGTTAGGATTTTTTGATATGGGGATGGATTCACTGATGATGGTAGAGTTGCGGAGTCGTCTAGAAACAAGTTTAAAGCAAACTATTCCTTCTACAGTATTATTTGAACATCCGAGCATTCAAGCTTTAGCAGAGTATATTGCCACTCAGTTGTTACCACAGGAAACTGTAATTTCCGCAATAAATGAACAACCGGATATAAGCTCTTCAGATGTTTCCTCAAAACAGGAAATTGAAACATCAATTACAGCAGAATTAGCAGCCCTAGAATCTTTATTAACATGA
- a CDS encoding HAD family hydrolase, translating into MSTSVILFDLDGTLTDPKLGITRCIQFALSELGYKPPDADELNWCIGPPIKNTFSLLLNTSDDAVLEQAISLYRSRFATIGLFENSLYPQIPETLDAICFAGYKTFVATSKPQIYANQIIQHFGLSSLFDGVYGSELDGTRSVKSDLIHYILLTENFSPPHVVMVGDRLYDMIGAKRNGITAIGVTYGYGTEEELKAHGADLIVHTPDEITRLLI; encoded by the coding sequence ATGTCTACCTCCGTTATTTTGTTTGATTTAGATGGAACCTTGACAGACCCCAAGCTTGGGATCACTCGCTGCATTCAGTTTGCTTTATCTGAACTCGGTTATAAACCACCTGATGCTGATGAATTAAACTGGTGTATTGGCCCTCCCATCAAAAATACTTTTTCCCTGCTATTGAATACATCAGATGACGCAGTTTTGGAACAAGCTATTTCGCTGTATCGTAGTCGTTTTGCCACAATCGGATTATTTGAAAACTCCCTTTATCCCCAGATTCCTGAAACCTTAGATGCTATTTGTTTTGCTGGTTATAAAACCTTTGTAGCGACTTCTAAACCACAGATTTATGCTAACCAGATCATTCAACATTTTGGCTTGTCGTCGCTTTTCGATGGTGTTTACGGGAGTGAACTTGACGGAACCAGGAGTGTAAAATCTGACTTGATTCATTACATCTTACTCACAGAAAATTTTTCTCCTCCCCATGTGGTTATGGTAGGCGATCGCTTGTACGATATGATCGGAGCTAAACGTAATGGTATAACTGCAATTGGTGTTACCTACGGTTACGGAACAGAGGAAGAGTTAAAGGCTCATGGTGCTGATTTGATTGTTCATACTCCAGATGAGATTACCCGATTACTTATTTAA